In the Malaya genurostris strain Urasoe2022 chromosome 1, Malgen_1.1, whole genome shotgun sequence genome, one interval contains:
- the LOC131428033 gene encoding uncharacterized protein LOC131428033 translates to MGRHGLGEMSENGELFAEFCGNNDMVIGGSLFAHRPVHKVTWVSRDGFTENQIDHICISRKDDTTVKRSFTVELQTCAADIPEGGSVEDQWTAINNAFIATSENNLGELRTQKKQWITDETWTEIEERRGAKAAIQRYKTRGAIYSARQRYSALEKEVKRSCRRDKRAWADSLADEGEKAAATGDIRLLYCISRRLSGAKMNATMPVKDAIGQLLTKHFEQLFQVPARPPSSRNDQPRVVNTEVLSLLEIQTAIQSMKSNKAPGVDRISAEMIKADPMTSAQLLHNLFRNIWDTATFPVDWMQGILVKVPKKGDLTICDNWRGLMLLCAVLKVLYKVILSRIFEKIDATLRRQQAGFRAGRSCADHIVTLRIILEQVNEFQESLYLVFIDYEKAFDRLNHENMWDALKRKGVP, encoded by the exons ATGGGGCGCCATGGTCTCGGAGAAATGAGCGAAAACGGAGAGCTGTTTGCAGAATTCTGTGGCAATAACGACATGGTGATCGGGGGATCGCTCTTCGCCCATCGACCGGTTCACAAGGTCACGTGGGTTTCCCGTGACGGCTTTACCGAAAATCAAATTGACCACATCTGCATCAGCCGAAAGGATGATACCACAGTGAAAAGGTCCTTCACTGTGGAACTGCAGACTTGTGCTGCAGACATTCCGGAAGGTGGCAGCGTGGAAGACCAATGGACTGCCATCAATAATGCCTTCATCGCCACCAGCGAGAATAATCTGGGTGAACTGCGCACCCAGAAAAAGCAATGGATCACTGATGAGACCTGGACGGAAATAGAGGAGCGAAGAGGAGCCAAAGCCGCAATACAGCGATACAAAACCCGAGGAGCCATATATTCGGCCCGTCAACGATACTCGGCTCTGGAGAAGGAAGTAAAACGCTCATGTAGACGGGACAAGCGAGCGTGGGCGGACTCCCTCGCCGACGAAGGAGAGAAGGCCGCTGCAACCGGGGACATTCGTCTCCTCTACTGTATCTCACGACGCCTAAGTGGGGCGAAGATGAATGCGACAATGCCTGTGaaagacgcgattggtcaactgCTaaccaag CACTTCGAACAACTTTTCCAGGTGCCAGCCAGGCCACCATCATCTCGCAATGACCAGCCTAGGGTCGTGAATACCGAGGTTCTGTCATTGCTGGAGATACAAACGGCCATTCAAAGCATGAAATCGAACAAAGCCCCAGGGGTCGATCGCATATCAGCCGAGATGATCAAAGCAGACCCCATGACATCCGCTCAACTGTTGCAcaatttatttcgtaatatcTGGGACACCGCAACTTTTCCGGTCGACTGGATGCAGGGTATCTTAGTAAAGGTGCCCAAAAAGGGCGACCTGACTATATGCGATAATTGGCGAGGCCTTATGTTGCTGTGTGCCGTTCTAAAAGTTCTATACAAAGTGATCCTATCCCGGATCTTTGAGAAGATCGATGCGACTCTCCGACGACAGCAGGCTGGATTCCGTGCCGGAAGATCCTGTGCGGACCATATTGTCACGCTCCGTATCATCCTGGAGCAAGTCAATGAATTCCAAGAGTCCCTTTATTTGGTTTTCATTGACTACGAAAAAGCTTTCGACCGTCTCAATCACGAAAATATGTGGGACGCCCTGAAACGCAAGGGAGTTCCTTAG